The DNA sequence CAGGTTGTCATCGGTGACACCCAAAACGGTCGGTGCGAGTTCGCGTTGGAGGTTGTAGACGGTGGACACCACGTCAGGGCGTGTGTTTCGCGGGCTGGTCACAGTGCTGTATCTGCCTGCTTTCTGAACTTGCTTGGCTTTAAGGGGCCGTGGGGACATACGAAAGTATATTGAGGGAAACTTTACCAGCGGTCTGACAGCACGCCGATGGCAGCGAGGGCAACCATCCCGGCGGATGCGGTCCGGAGCACCTCCGGCCCCAGTTTGACGGTGTGGGCTCCTGCTGCGGTGAAGCGTTCCACCTCCTCCGGGGCCACCCCACCCTCGGGGCCGATGATCACCACAACACTGCCGGAGAACGTTAATTCCCTAAACGGTGAACTGGCTTCCTCATGCAGGATGATCGCCAGATCTGATTCCGCGATGAGTTGCTCCACGCCCGCTGCGTCTACCACACCGAGTATCTCCGGGATGGTGGCACGCCGGGCTTGTTTGGCTGCGGTCTCCGCGGCTGTCTGCCATTTGGCCAGAGATTTGGCTTCCTTGCCCGTCCACCGCGCGATGGTGCGTTGTGATTGCCAGGCCACGATCCGGTCGGCACCGCCCTGGGTGAGCAGGTCAATTGTGAGTTCAGAACGTTCTGACTTGGGGATGGCCTGCACGATGGTCACCCGTGGGTTCGGGGCGGGGATCTCCTCGATGGATTCCACCACCACCTCCATTCGGTCTTTACCGCCGGTGGCGGTGACCAGGCAGGTGCGGGTGGTGCCGGAGCCGTCGATAAGCATGACGCGCTCACCCGGGGTGATGCGCTTGACGGTGACCGCATGCCGGCCTTCCGGGCCGGTCACCGTGATGTGCTTGCCGACGACCGCGTCACTGTCGGAGATGAAGACGGGCAGCGACATTATTTGGTGCGGAACCTGTTCTTGATCTTGTCAAAGAATCCGCTGTTGTCATCGCCTTCGCGGTGGACGGAGGAATTGTCACTGCGGTGGTCGCGGATCTTCTCCAGGAGTTCGCGGGTGTGCTCATCCAGCTCGGTGGGGACGAAGAGATCCACGTGGGCCATGAGATCGCCGCGGCCCTCGGAACGCAGGCGCGTCATGCCCTCGCCTTCCATCGTGATCACATCATTGGGCTGGGTGCCTGCCGGAATGGTGACGGTGACTTCCTCGCCGGTGAGCGACTCGACCTCGAGCTCGGTGCCCAGGGCCGCATCGATCATGGGAACACGGATGCTGGCGTGGAGGTTGTCGCCGTCGCGGGTGAACACCGCGTGTGGGCGGACCATGACCTCGATGTAGAGGTCACCGGCGGGACCACCACCGGAGCCCACCTCGCCCTGACCGGCCATGCGGATGCGCATTCCGGACTGGATACCTGCCGGGATGTTGGCCACGATGTCACGGCGCGCGCGCACGCGACCGTCACCGGAGCACTCCTGACAGGGATCGGGAATGACCTCGCCGGTGCCGTCACAGGTGTGGCAGGGGCGACTGGTCATGACATTGCCCAGGAAGCTGCGCTGAACTTCCTGGATCTCACCGGAGCCATGGCAGGTGCCACAGGTGTGTGGCTTCTTGCCGGATTCAGATCCTGATCCGTGGCAGTGGGTACACAGCACGGCCGTGTCCAGGGTGAGGTCCTTCTTGGTGCCGGTGTAGGCATCCTCAAGTGTGATGGAAGTGCGCCACAGGGTGTCGCTGCCCGGCTGCACACGGGACCTGGGCCCACGGGAGGCTCCACCTCCGCCGAAGAAGGCATCGAAGATATCGCCGAGGCCGCCACTGCCGCCGAAACCACCCGGATGGCCTGCGCCACCACCCTGCTCCATGGGGTCGCCGCCCATATCCACGATGCGGCGCTTATCCGGATCCGTCAACACCTCGTGTGCCACCGAGGCCTCGCGGAACTTCTCCGCGGCCTCTTCACCCGGGTTGACATCGGGATGATACTTGCGGGCCAGCTTTCGGTAGGCCTTCTTGATTTCCGAGTCGGTTGCATTGCGGTCGACTCCGAGGATGCCGTAATAATCACGTGCCATCGGTCGGTGATTCTCCCTTGTTGGTGAAGATTTATCGAGAATAGGTGAACAAATGGCCTAGTATAGCGGGCTTATTCGCCCGCCAGAACCCGGCCGACATATTTAGCAACAGCGGACACCTTGGAAATTGTTCCCGGGTAGTCCATGTATGTGGGGCCCACCACTCCCAGGCCACCGAGGGTGGTGCCGGAGGATCCGTAGCCGGTGGTCACCACCGACGCGCTGCGCAGCTCCACGTCCTCATTTTCCTCACCGATGTGCACGGTCACGTGGTTGAGATCAGTGACATTGGACAACAGCTTGAGCATGACCACCTGTTCCTCCAGTGCCTCCAGCACCATCGGCACACTCGCCGGGGCCTCACGGGGCAGGCGGGTCAGGTGGCTGGCACCCGCCAGGATCAAACGGTCCGAGGGTTGTTCCACCAGGGTTGCCACCAGCACACCGCTGCAGCGTTCCATGGTGCTGCGAATATCGGAGGGGGCCTTGCGTGCGAGTTCCTGCAGTGCCTCAGAGGCCTCGGTGAGGGTCTTCTCCGCGAGCGCACCATTGAGTAGATCCTTGAGCACGGTGACCTTGGCGGGTTCCAAGGGCTCATCCAATTCCACATTGCGCTGATCCACCCGGCCGGTGTCGGTGATGAGCACCAGCAACAGACGCATCGGGGACAACGGCACCACCTCGCAGTGCTTCACCCGGGATGTCTTCAAGGTGGGTAACTGCACCACGGCGGCCTGATGGGTCAGTTGGGATAGGAGCTGGACTGAGCGGCGCAGCACATCCTCCAGGTCCACTCCCCCTTCGAGGAACCCCAGGATGGCGCGACGCTCCGCCAGGGATAACGGCTTGATGTCATGGATGGAATCCACGAAGACGCGGTAGCCCTTCTCCGTGGGTACCCGCCCTGAGCTGGCATGTTCCTGGACGATATAACCGTCTGATTCAAGCACTGACATGTCATTGCGGATCGTCGCAGAACTGACATTGAGTTTGTGTCGTTCCAGCAGCGCCTTGGATCCCACCGGTTCCTGGGACGCGATGTAATCGGCGACGATGGCGCGCAAAACCTCATATCTGCGTTTCTCCGTTGCACTGACCATGACAGTCACCTTACTGGGTTTCTCCGGCACCCTCAGCAGTGTCTTCGGCTGAGTCTTCAGCAGTGTCTTCGGCGAGAAGGATGTCGGTGATGATGCCGTCGGCAAGCAGGCGGCCGGAATCGGTGACCGCAACGTTGGGGCCTAC is a window from the Corynebacterium faecale genome containing:
- a CDS encoding 16S rRNA (uracil(1498)-N(3))-methyltransferase; translation: MSLPVFISDSDAVVGKHITVTGPEGRHAVTVKRITPGERVMLIDGSGTTRTCLVTATGGKDRMEVVVESIEEIPAPNPRVTIVQAIPKSERSELTIDLLTQGGADRIVAWQSQRTIARWTGKEAKSLAKWQTAAETAAKQARRATIPEILGVVDAAGVEQLIAESDLAIILHEEASSPFRELTFSGSVVVIIGPEGGVAPEEVERFTAAGAHTVKLGPEVLRTASAGMVALAAIGVLSDRW
- the hrcA gene encoding heat-inducible transcriptional repressor HrcA, with the protein product MVSATEKRRYEVLRAIVADYIASQEPVGSKALLERHKLNVSSATIRNDMSVLESDGYIVQEHASSGRVPTEKGYRVFVDSIHDIKPLSLAERRAILGFLEGGVDLEDVLRRSVQLLSQLTHQAAVVQLPTLKTSRVKHCEVVPLSPMRLLLVLITDTGRVDQRNVELDEPLEPAKVTVLKDLLNGALAEKTLTEASEALQELARKAPSDIRSTMERCSGVLVATLVEQPSDRLILAGASHLTRLPREAPASVPMVLEALEEQVVMLKLLSNVTDLNHVTVHIGEENEDVELRSASVVTTGYGSSGTTLGGLGVVGPTYMDYPGTISKVSAVAKYVGRVLAGE
- the dnaJ gene encoding molecular chaperone DnaJ gives rise to the protein MARDYYGILGVDRNATDSEIKKAYRKLARKYHPDVNPGEEAAEKFREASVAHEVLTDPDKRRIVDMGGDPMEQGGGAGHPGGFGGSGGLGDIFDAFFGGGGASRGPRSRVQPGSDTLWRTSITLEDAYTGTKKDLTLDTAVLCTHCHGSGSESGKKPHTCGTCHGSGEIQEVQRSFLGNVMTSRPCHTCDGTGEVIPDPCQECSGDGRVRARRDIVANIPAGIQSGMRIRMAGQGEVGSGGGPAGDLYIEVMVRPHAVFTRDGDNLHASIRVPMIDAALGTELEVESLTGEEVTVTIPAGTQPNDVITMEGEGMTRLRSEGRGDLMAHVDLFVPTELDEHTRELLEKIRDHRSDNSSVHREGDDNSGFFDKIKNRFRTK